From the Paraflavitalea soli genome, the window TTGATGAGGTATTCGGAGGGATAGGTAATAAACTTCCTGTAGCCACTGCGGATGAGAATGACGGTATCAATGCCAATGGCTTTCATGTGCTCAAAATCTTTACGCCATTCTTTGACACCCCAATTCTGGTGGGGAATATCATGACTGATCTCGTCCAGGAAGGTTCCGGTGATTTTCATGTACTCTATTTTATAAAACGTTAAGGGTTGCCTCCCGCTTATTGCGGGACAAGCTCTACAGGGCAAAAGAAATTAACTACATTCATTTCTACAAAGCGGTAACCCCTAAAGGGGTATAACAGCCCTTCGACAAGCTCAGTCCCGCAAGGCGGGATAAACTCTGACAGGATGATTATTCTTCTTTTTTAACCACTATATGTGCTGTTGGAAAGCTGAAGCCCTGCACCACGGTTTTCATGAACTCGTCCATTTCTTTAAACTTCCTGAACATATAGTTGCTCACTTCGTGGCCCTTACCTTCATAGGTGTACAAAACGACGGGCCAATTCCTTTTCTGCATTTCTTCATATAAGGTATGGGCGCCAAACATCATCATCCAGCCTGCGTCAACGGCCTTGCAAAAGCGATGTGCAGCAGTACCATAAGGCACCAGCTGATCGTTGGTACCATGCATCAGGAATAAAGGTAGTGGCGGACAGGCATCGATGTTATTGATGTCGAGCACAGCCCCTGAAAACGACAGGGCGCCTGCATAAGGAAAGGGCTTATAGTTCTTGTCGCCTTTTCTTACAAAAGGATTGTATACCAGGTTGAGAATGGCTTCTGCACCTGCACTACTGCCGGCAATGAAAAGCTTAGTAGTATCAACCTGTAAAGCAGCAGCATGGCTTGTCAGGTATTTGGTGGCATCGGCGGCATCCTCTGCTGCCAGGCGGATGGCTTTGAGTTTTTCAGGGGTAGCGGTCTCACAGCCAAAGCTTTTGCCTTTCAGGTACAAGCGGTACTTAATCACGAACACTGAATAGCCCAGTTTGGTCAATCCATCGGCCATGGGCGTTTGGTTGGCAGGATCGCCACCGGTAAAAGCGCCGCCGTGCACAAACAGTACGGATATACCATTGGGTGTACCCTTGGGTTTGTATTGGTCTACCCACAATGTATCCTGGTCTTTAATTGCATAGGTGAGGCGCGGCACCTGCTGGCCCTGTGCCAAACAAGGAGCCAGGGTGACTATGAATACGCTTACTAAGAGTGGTCGCATAACAAGGATATTTTTGTTTTCAGTTAAAGGTGAGCCGCCCTGCAGCCCGCACTTTGCCACCCGCAGGGCGACCCACCTTTGACTTCGCAGAGTCGCTCTCGCAGCTGCACTGCAGAACGACCCACCTTAAACTTACAAATACTTTTTCTTCTTCAGGTAATCTACCCACAGTACGTAGGCAGCTGGTCTTACATGAATACCATCGGCGGTGTATTCCTTCTTCAGGTCACCATTGGCATCGGCAAATACCTCATGCAGGTTGATGTAGGTAAGCTTGTATTTGTCGGCCAGCTGGCGGATGCCAATATTGAGCTGCAGGATACTGTCTTTTTTATTTTTCAGGTAAGCGGCAGTAGTCAGTGGTTCGTACAAAGGCAATACGCTTTGCACATACAAGGTCGTTTTGGGAGAATTGGTCCGGATATAATTAATGATGCGCTCGTAATTGTTCAGGATCACTTCTTTGGGAAGGGCTCTGCTGAGGTCGTTGATACCGATGAGCAGGAATACTTTTTTAGGAGCGGCTTTCACTACCATGTCGAGTCGGGCCAGTACGCCAAAAGTATTATCGCCCCCGATGCCCCGGTTCATTATTTTCTGGCCGGGGAGCAATTCGCTCCAGTTGCCCCGCTCGGTAATGCTATTGCCCAGGAATACGATGCCTTTCTGCTGAAGGGGCAGGGTATTGAACAATTCCATTCTGCCCTGATAATAGGTATTGTTGTAACTGCTGTCAATCTTCTTTTCAGGCTGTTGTGCCAAAGATGTAATAGCCATGAAGAGAAAGCCGGCAAGAAAATAAGTGCGTTTATTCATACATGTTTTTTTAAAGCTGCGAGCTTTGAGCTGCGAGCAAATACGGCTTTTGTTACGATTTCGCTTTGCGAAGCTAACATTGCATTACAAATATTTTTCCTTTTTCAGGTAATTGGCCCACAAGATATAGGCTGCCTGTTTCAGGTGCAGTCCATCGGTGGTAAGGTCCCTCCTTAACTGTCCGTTGTCATCTACAAATACGGGATGCAGATCGATATAGGGACAATCATATTTAGCTGCCACAGCCTTCATGCGCTCATTCAACTGATTTATTTTGCTGTTGGTGATCTTCACATAAATATTGGCCAGTACAGATTCTGTAACAGGCAATACGCTTTGGAAATACAATTTGGTACGGGGGGATACAGCTTTTACTTTGGCTGCTATCCGTTCATAATTGTTCACGATATAATCAATGGGGGTACCCCGTTTAATATCGTTGACCCCGATGGTTAAGAATATCTTGCGGGGCTTGATGGCCAGTACCTGGTCCAGCCGGGCATATACACCAAAGGAGTTGTCACCACTGATACCCCGGTTGATCACCTGCTCACCGGGCAACACTTCGGCCCAGGCTCCCACCTCGGTAATGCTATTGCCCAGGAAGACGATGCTTTTCTTAATGGGATGCAGGCTATCAAAGTACTTCACCCGCTCTACATAATATCCATTGGCATAACTGCTATCGCTTGATGCATCAGTTTGCGCGCTCAAAGTGCCGGTGACCAACACCAGGCTGGCTACTAAAAATAGTTTCATATTATACGGCAGTAATTTTAAGACGATCATACCAGGTGAATTTTAAAATGATTATACAGGCCACCCAAATGCCCACAGCAGTGAAGCCATAACTAAAATAGCCAAACACAAAGAATACGGGCATGATCACCATACTCATTTGCCAGCAGATACCTACCAGCACGTTCAGCATATCCCACTTAAACTGGCGGTTGGGTTCAAAGGCAGGATTCACCTGCTGCACCCAATTGAGTACAGGTTTCCAGAAACCCCATGGCCGGGTGTTGGCATAAAAAGTTTCCAGTACTTTTTTATCGGGGATGGGTGTGAGGAGGCATCCAATCACACTGGCCGACATAGACAATACCAGGATGATAAAAAAGGAAATGAGGGTACCGATACCACTACCAAACAGGTCCTTGTACTCCGTAAAATAATTGGTGCTTAACCAGGCCATTAGTTTAGGAACAAACGTGGCAGACAATAATCCAGCCAACATACCGGCAAAATAACCATAGCCATTAAAGCGCCACCAGATCCATTTCAATACATTGGCGGCGGCATAACCACCATAGAGGGCAGAAGATATCCATAAGGTGAGTGAACTGAGCGAATCGGCAAACAAGCCAAAGAAACAGCCAATAGCGATTATGGCAATGGAGGTGAGGTAACTGCATTTCACATAGTGGCGGGGTGATTCATGGGGTCTGAAATACTTCTTGTAAAAATCATTGACCAGGTAGGCAGGCGCTGCATTCACAAAAGCAGAGAAAGCGCTCATGAAGGAAGCCAGCAAGCCGGCGAGCACAATACCACGAATACCGGCAGGCAGGTAATTACTCACTACCTGGCTGAGGATCACTTCAAAGTCGGGCTTTGCCTGGCCCTGCAAAGTGGGCATGAAATTATTGAAAGCTATGAGGGTGAGGGCGCTCACCATCATGAATAGGGGGATATACAAAACGAGGTTGGTGAATCCTGAAAGTTTAGCTGCTTCCCAGGGCTTTTTGGCGCTGAGGATACGTTGCATATCAAACCCTGGTACGGGGCCAGCCAGGCTGGCAAAGATGCCCTTACCAATCATCATCAACACCAGGGCACCAAACCATATGAATCCATCTTCTTCTACCTTCTGGCTGGCCTGCGCAAAATTATCCCAGTTCACATTCAACTTCCACTCGGGCCAGAAAGAAGCCCATCCCTGCGGCAGACGCTGGTGCAGGCTGTCATAATCTACTCCCTTCACGGCAAATACCACCACGAGGATACAGCTCACCACTAGGATACCATATTGCAGTACTTCGGTAGCGACCACACTGTACATACCGCCCTTCACTGTATATAGGGTAGTCAGGGTCACAATGATCAAAGCATAGGTTTGCGGACTGGTGAGCAAGGCATTGGAAAGATCCCAGGGGAGAATGTTGGAAGCAAATTTTCCAATACCCACGAATACATATCCAATAAAACCGATCACGCTCACGATGGCAAAGATCACCACGATCATATGGGCCAGCCTTCCGCCCCTGTCGTCACCAAATCGTTTGATGATCCAATCGGCGCCGGTCATGGCATTGCTTCGCCGTATCCAGATGGCCAGGAATACCATTACAAATATCTGGTTCCAGATAGGCCATAACCAGGGCAGCCAGGCAGCTTTGAAACCATAGATAAACAAGAGGGCTACATAAAATGCAGTACCGCTCACATCAAACATACCGCTGCTGTTGCTAAATCCCAGCCAGTACCATTTGATATTGTTATCACCCAGAAAATAAGACTGGATATTCTTAGATGCTTTTTTAGATATCCAGAATCCCAGGCCGATAATGACCAGCAGGTACAGTAAAATGATGATGATGTCTAAGGTGGAGAGATTCATGATCGGGGATTACAATAGTTTTTGTTGTTTTAAATAGTTCACCCAGGCCTGGTAACCGAGGCCTGAGAGGTGCAGCCCATCGTAGGTATAGCGGGCATCCAGTTGTTCCCGGGCATCGAGCAGCTGTCCGTATACGGACACATACTTTACCTGCAGCTCTGCCGCCATGCTTTGCAAGGCCCTGTTCAATTCCTGTATCTGCTCATTGGTGCCGGAATAGTATTGGCGGCCAATCAACTGGTTATTGATGGGAAATACGCTCTGCACATAGATACTGGTGCCGGGTGATCGCCGCTGCACTTCGAGGATGATCTTTTTGTAATTGTCTACAATATTGACTACGGGTATCTTTTTATTGATATCGTTGGTGCCGATCAGTATGAAGAGTTTCCTGGGATCATGGCGCAGCACCTCATCGAGCCTGGCGCGTAGGCCATAGGTATTATCACCGGCAATGCCGCGATTGATGGCCTTCCTAAAGTTGAGCAGTTCGGCCCAATCGCCCCAGTCGGTGATGCTATCGCCCCAAAATACAATGGCCTTCTTTACGGGCATCAATTGCTGAAAGTAAGCCACCCGGCTATCGTATAAATAATTGTGGTAGGAACTATCCACGGCCTGGGCCTGTATCTTACTCGCTGCACACAGGGAAAAGCAGCTTACCACAGCTGCCATCCTTAACACGGTATAGGGTCTTTCTAACTTCATACAACTATTTTCCAGGTCAGTTTGAATATTATGTCTTCCACATCCATCCCCGCTTTGTGAACCAAACGGTCACTATCGAAACAATAGCGGTAAACAAAATGCCACTTAAAAACCCGGTGAACGCGCTTTGCTGCATACCTGTGTATAAAGTCATGGCACCAGTCAGGTGCAGCAAGGGCAGCAACAACAGGTTGCCGGTTACATAGGCCACCATGGGATTTCTGCCATTGAGGCTCAGGTAATGGACGATACGCTCTCCGATGCCGGTAAACTGAAAGCCATAAAAAGCGATCAACATAAAAAAGGCCAGTCCGCCGGTTACCAGGTAGTAACTAAAGGTGGAGGGGTCTTTTTTAATGCCTCCTTCATAAGATTCAAAGAAAAGTCCCAACAACAACAGGAATGTTCCGGCTTTAAAAAATGCCATCAATAAAGGTTCATGGTGCTTTTTCTCTTTTTTCAGGCAAACATATATCAGCCCGCAAAGTGCAGCCGTGAGGATAAGATTGATCAAAAGATGCCGGCCGAAGAGCAATATTACATTGATTACGATAATAGCAAAGGATAAAAAAGCAATCAGGCCAGTACTCGTTCTTCCTGTATCGTCTTTGGAGAAGTTGTGCTGGGTTTTATACTTCAGTAACCAGTCGCCAGCCAGGGTACCGGGCAGGATGATAAACAGGTATTTGAGGTAGTAAAATTTATACATCCAGGGGATGGGCGACCATTGCAACAGCCTGTCATTCCAGGAACCTGCTTCTTTGGCGCCCAGTATTACACCCATCAGAAAAAGCAGGAATCCCATGCGCAACCAGGGATTTTCTTTGGTAAACCACCAGATGAGGGTACCAAAGAAGGCCATATTGCCCAGCACAATAATAATGATATCACTCCTGTTGAGGGAAAAACCCTGTCCATCTTTAAATGGAAGCAGGGACAACATCGTGCCGGCAGCTACAAAAGCCAGTACACGGATTGCCATAAACAATTTTGTGTGCTGCTGGCCCGCGGGTTTATAAAATTGAAAGAAAAGCAACACAAAGGCTATCACTGAAAGGAGATAATAGATAGGGTACGGATCGCTGCTCATCATACCAGCACGGGCATGCACGGTAAAGAGGGCAAAGAATACGAGCAATATATATCGTCTGCCAGCTATCCAAAGCACAGACAGAAAGCTGGTTCCTTCTTTTAGTTTTTTATTCAAAGCCAGGGGAATGGCAGCCCCCATGCTAAAAAGAAAAAAGGGAAATACAAGGTCAACCCAGGTAATGCCAGGCAAAGTTGGTATGAAGGTATGGCCGGGCGGAGGCGTTTGGGCATGGTACATCCAGGCAGGCAGAATGCCAAAGGCAATACTGCTGGAAAGCACCATGGCCAGTATGGCCAGGCCTCTTAAGGCGTCTAAACTATTGTTGCGTTGCATTGTCGAATAAGCTTTGAGCTGTGAGCTACGAGCTTCGAGCCTTTCGCTTCGAATAGCTTTTGTTTGTAGGACTCAGCACATTCCCTGGTTACTTCAGTTCAATCTCTTCTTTATATTTATTCCCAAACCTGTCTGTCACTTCAATCCTTGCCGTAGTAGCCTGGGGCGATGGAGTAGCAAAAAAGAGGTGGTCGGTCAAAAGCGGCCGTGCCCAGGGATATTTTGCCGGACGGTTGGGTCCCGTAAGGAAAGCCACCACGCTGGCATCGTAATCCGTTTCCTGGCGCATGGCACCTTTGTATACCCCATCTTCATACCACTCCACCTTCCAGGCATTATCCTGGTTCCAAACATTTACTGCTATATCGTTGGGCTTATTTTTATACGCGCCTTTGTTGTACACCTTCATTTGGTAATCCTTGCCCTCCCCTACTGTCTTGTAGTACCAGCTCACACTGTCGCCATTGATGGTATACACACCATAACCCCGGGGTGTTCCATCGCCGCACAGGGGACTGATCCACCAGGTGCCGCATACAGCGGCGTGAATATGTTCGTAGATATTATCGTGAATGATGTTTTCGTTGTAATGGGTATGACCGGTGAGAAAATGGGCCTGGAAGGGCTTTAATAATTTGTACAGGAATTTCCTGTTGACGGTTACGTCACCGGGATGGTCCGTAGCGGCTTTGGTTCTGGCCTTTTCATTAGTATAGGCAGAAATATGCATGGACACAAATACCAGGGCGCCTGATTTTACACTACGCAGGTCCTGCTCCAGCCACTTGAATTGCTTTTCAGTTATATAGCCCATGTAATTGTAGCCATCGGAATAATAGAACACATTGTCCAGCACGATGTAGTGTGCCTTGCCCCGGTTGAAGGAGTACCAGGTAGGACCCATGCTTTTGCGGAAGGTGCTGTCGGATTGTTCGTCTGTACGCACATTGATGTCCATAT encodes:
- a CDS encoding alpha/beta hydrolase, yielding MRPLLVSVFIVTLAPCLAQGQQVPRLTYAIKDQDTLWVDQYKPKGTPNGISVLFVHGGAFTGGDPANQTPMADGLTKLGYSVFVIKYRLYLKGKSFGCETATPEKLKAIRLAAEDAADATKYLTSHAAALQVDTTKLFIAGSSAGAEAILNLVYNPFVRKGDKNYKPFPYAGALSFSGAVLDINNIDACPPLPLFLMHGTNDQLVPYGTAAHRFCKAVDAGWMMMFGAHTLYEEMQKRNWPVVLYTYEGKGHEVSNYMFRKFKEMDEFMKTVVQGFSFPTAHIVVKKEE
- a CDS encoding GDSL-type esterase/lipase family protein, with protein sequence MNKRTYFLAGFLFMAITSLAQQPEKKIDSSYNNTYYQGRMELFNTLPLQQKGIVFLGNSITERGNWSELLPGQKIMNRGIGGDNTFGVLARLDMVVKAAPKKVFLLIGINDLSRALPKEVILNNYERIINYIRTNSPKTTLYVQSVLPLYEPLTTAAYLKNKKDSILQLNIGIRQLADKYKLTYINLHEVFADANGDLKKEYTADGIHVRPAAYVLWVDYLKKKKYL
- a CDS encoding GDSL-type esterase/lipase family protein, with product MKLFLVASLVLVTGTLSAQTDASSDSSYANGYYVERVKYFDSLHPIKKSIVFLGNSITEVGAWAEVLPGEQVINRGISGDNSFGVYARLDQVLAIKPRKIFLTIGVNDIKRGTPIDYIVNNYERIAAKVKAVSPRTKLYFQSVLPVTESVLANIYVKITNSKINQLNERMKAVAAKYDCPYIDLHPVFVDDNGQLRRDLTTDGLHLKQAAYILWANYLKKEKYL
- a CDS encoding sodium:solute symporter family protein, translated to MNLSTLDIIIILLYLLVIIGLGFWISKKASKNIQSYFLGDNNIKWYWLGFSNSSGMFDVSGTAFYVALLFIYGFKAAWLPWLWPIWNQIFVMVFLAIWIRRSNAMTGADWIIKRFGDDRGGRLAHMIVVIFAIVSVIGFIGYVFVGIGKFASNILPWDLSNALLTSPQTYALIIVTLTTLYTVKGGMYSVVATEVLQYGILVVSCILVVVFAVKGVDYDSLHQRLPQGWASFWPEWKLNVNWDNFAQASQKVEEDGFIWFGALVLMMIGKGIFASLAGPVPGFDMQRILSAKKPWEAAKLSGFTNLVLYIPLFMMVSALTLIAFNNFMPTLQGQAKPDFEVILSQVVSNYLPAGIRGIVLAGLLASFMSAFSAFVNAAPAYLVNDFYKKYFRPHESPRHYVKCSYLTSIAIIAIGCFFGLFADSLSSLTLWISSALYGGYAAANVLKWIWWRFNGYGYFAGMLAGLLSATFVPKLMAWLSTNYFTEYKDLFGSGIGTLISFFIILVLSMSASVIGCLLTPIPDKKVLETFYANTRPWGFWKPVLNWVQQVNPAFEPNRQFKWDMLNVLVGICWQMSMVIMPVFFVFGYFSYGFTAVGIWVACIIILKFTWYDRLKITAV
- a CDS encoding GDSL-type esterase/lipase family protein, yielding MKLERPYTVLRMAAVVSCFSLCAASKIQAQAVDSSYHNYLYDSRVAYFQQLMPVKKAIVFWGDSITDWGDWAELLNFRKAINRGIAGDNTYGLRARLDEVLRHDPRKLFILIGTNDINKKIPVVNIVDNYKKIILEVQRRSPGTSIYVQSVFPINNQLIGRQYYSGTNEQIQELNRALQSMAAELQVKYVSVYGQLLDAREQLDARYTYDGLHLSGLGYQAWVNYLKQQKLL
- a CDS encoding DUF5009 domain-containing protein, with amino-acid sequence MQRNNSLDALRGLAILAMVLSSSIAFGILPAWMYHAQTPPPGHTFIPTLPGITWVDLVFPFFLFSMGAAIPLALNKKLKEGTSFLSVLWIAGRRYILLVFFALFTVHARAGMMSSDPYPIYYLLSVIAFVLLFFQFYKPAGQQHTKLFMAIRVLAFVAAGTMLSLLPFKDGQGFSLNRSDIIIIVLGNMAFFGTLIWWFTKENPWLRMGFLLFLMGVILGAKEAGSWNDRLLQWSPIPWMYKFYYLKYLFIILPGTLAGDWLLKYKTQHNFSKDDTGRTSTGLIAFLSFAIIVINVILLFGRHLLINLILTAALCGLIYVCLKKEKKHHEPLLMAFFKAGTFLLLLGLFFESYEGGIKKDPSTFSYYLVTGGLAFFMLIAFYGFQFTGIGERIVHYLSLNGRNPMVAYVTGNLLLLPLLHLTGAMTLYTGMQQSAFTGFLSGILFTAIVSIVTVWFTKRGWMWKT
- a CDS encoding calcineurin-like phosphoesterase C-terminal domain-containing protein; this encodes MVLLLTGAVGVFAQAKSPSVHVLLKGKVTDSNGKPLPQVAVTDGANIVWTSQAGEYRLESTREAMFVYITIPAGYEIPAADNMALFYKEIKPVNGVFTAHFVLRKMKQDDLKHYALVWADPQINNQEEANQLLTTAVPDTRALAMQLSKDAPVHGIAAGDLSWDAPPIIPEYRKAIKETGVPFFQVLGNHDMDINVRTDEQSDSTFRKSMGPTWYSFNRGKAHYIVLDNVFYYSDGYNYMGYITEKQFKWLEQDLRSVKSGALVFVSMHISAYTNEKARTKAATDHPGDVTVNRKFLYKLLKPFQAHFLTGHTHYNENIIHDNIYEHIHAAVCGTWWISPLCGDGTPRGYGVYTINGDSVSWYYKTVGEGKDYQMKVYNKGAYKNKPNDIAVNVWNQDNAWKVEWYEDGVYKGAMRQETDYDASVVAFLTGPNRPAKYPWARPLLTDHLFFATPSPQATTARIEVTDRFGNKYKEEIELK